A window of the Streptomyces albireticuli genome harbors these coding sequences:
- a CDS encoding SAM-dependent methyltransferase, translating into MTPTLVRRHLPSSSSPGSMTRARDWAEIQERMLVPLYEAVYERLEVGAGTRLLSLGCGSGLALLMAAGRGASVRGVDTDGRRLALARERLVPEDAREGGARLGHGGPESVADPGGPAFNLITAFDPLYCAGGSARGMAGALARAAGFAEHGAPVVLAGWGPQERCAASGALRVAARLADPMCAPARWRPSGRDDLEELAQRAGLRPDGSGRVACPYGYADMGSAVRGMLSTGAFDAAARATDEEQVTKELAEALHPYLRRDGTVWMPNVFRYLIARV; encoded by the coding sequence ATGACACCAACGCTCGTGCGGCGGCACCTGCCGTCCTCTTCGTCGCCCGGGTCCATGACCCGGGCCCGCGACTGGGCGGAGATCCAGGAACGGATGCTGGTGCCGCTCTACGAAGCGGTGTACGAACGGCTGGAGGTCGGGGCCGGCACCCGGCTGCTCAGCCTGGGCTGCGGCTCCGGGCTGGCACTCCTGATGGCGGCGGGCCGGGGCGCCTCGGTCCGCGGGGTCGACACCGACGGGCGGCGGCTGGCGCTGGCCCGTGAGCGCCTGGTGCCGGAGGACGCCCGCGAGGGCGGCGCGCGCCTGGGGCACGGCGGCCCGGAGTCCGTCGCGGACCCCGGCGGTCCGGCATTCAACCTCATCACGGCCTTCGACCCGCTCTACTGCGCGGGCGGCAGCGCCCGCGGCATGGCCGGGGCACTCGCCCGGGCGGCCGGCTTCGCCGAGCACGGCGCACCCGTCGTCCTGGCCGGCTGGGGCCCCCAGGAGCGCTGTGCGGCCTCCGGGGCGCTCCGGGTCGCGGCCCGGCTCGCGGACCCCATGTGCGCCCCCGCGCGCTGGCGCCCGAGCGGGCGCGACGACCTGGAGGAGCTCGCCCAGCGGGCGGGGCTGCGCCCCGACGGCTCCGGCCGGGTGGCGTGCCCGTACGGCTACGCCGACATGGGCAGCGCGGTCCGCGGCATGCTCTCCACGGGCGCCTTCGACGCGGCGGCCCGGGCCACGGACGAGGAGCAGGTCACCAAGGAGCTGGCCGAGGCCCTCCACCCTTACCTGCGCCGTGACGGCACCGTATGGATGCCCAATGTCTTCCGCTATCTCATAGCCCGCGTCTAG
- the ffh gene encoding signal recognition particle protein, with protein MFDTLSDRLAATFKNLRGKGRLSEADIDATAREIRIALLEADVALPVVRSFIKQVKERALGAEVSQALNPAQQVIKIVNEELIGILGGETRRLRFAKTAPTVIMLAGLQGAGKTTLAGKLGHWLKGQGHAPLLVACDLQRPNAVNQLAVVAERAGVAIYAPEPGNGVGDPVQVAKDSIEFARSKQHDVVIVDTAGRLGIDQELMQQAADIRDAVSPDEVLFVVDAMIGQDAVNTAEAFRDGVGFDGVVLSKLDGDARGGAALSVAHVTGKQVMFASNGEKLDDFDAFHPDRMASRILGMGDMLSLIEKAEQTFSQDEAEKMAAKLAKGPKEFTLDDFLSQMEQVRKMGSISKLLGMLPGMGQIKDQINNLDERDVDRTAAIIKSMTPAERQDPTIINGSRRARIAKGSGVEVSAVKNLVERFFDARKMMSRMAQGGGMPGMPGMPGMGGGAARKKKQVKQAKGKRKSGNPMKRKAEEQAAAARREQQAENPLGLPQGGQSAQNFELPDEFKKFMG; from the coding sequence GTGTTCGATACCCTCTCCGACCGCCTCGCAGCGACGTTCAAGAACCTCCGGGGCAAGGGCCGCCTGTCAGAGGCGGACATCGACGCCACCGCACGCGAGATCCGCATCGCCCTGCTCGAGGCCGACGTCGCCCTCCCGGTCGTCCGCTCGTTCATCAAGCAGGTCAAGGAGCGCGCCCTCGGCGCCGAGGTCTCCCAGGCGCTCAACCCCGCCCAGCAGGTCATCAAGATCGTCAACGAGGAGCTCATCGGCATCCTCGGCGGCGAGACCCGGCGCCTGCGCTTCGCCAAGACCGCGCCGACCGTCATCATGCTCGCCGGTCTCCAGGGTGCCGGTAAGACGACGCTGGCCGGAAAGCTCGGCCACTGGCTCAAGGGCCAGGGCCACGCCCCGCTGCTCGTCGCCTGTGACCTCCAGCGCCCCAACGCCGTCAACCAGCTCGCGGTCGTCGCCGAGCGCGCCGGTGTCGCGATCTACGCCCCGGAGCCGGGCAACGGCGTCGGTGACCCGGTGCAGGTCGCCAAGGACTCCATCGAGTTCGCCCGGTCCAAGCAGCACGACGTCGTGATCGTCGACACCGCCGGCCGCCTCGGCATCGACCAGGAGCTGATGCAGCAGGCCGCGGACATCCGCGACGCCGTCAGCCCGGACGAGGTCCTGTTCGTCGTCGACGCGATGATCGGTCAGGACGCGGTCAACACCGCCGAGGCCTTCCGCGACGGCGTCGGCTTCGACGGCGTGGTGCTCTCCAAGCTCGACGGCGACGCCCGCGGTGGTGCCGCGCTGTCGGTCGCGCACGTGACCGGCAAGCAGGTCATGTTCGCCTCCAACGGCGAGAAGCTGGACGACTTCGACGCGTTCCACCCGGACCGCATGGCGTCCCGCATCCTCGGCATGGGCGACATGCTCAGCCTCATCGAGAAGGCCGAGCAGACCTTCAGCCAGGACGAGGCCGAGAAGATGGCGGCCAAGCTGGCGAAGGGGCCGAAGGAGTTCACGCTCGACGACTTCCTGTCCCAGATGGAGCAGGTCCGCAAGATGGGCAGCATCAGCAAGCTGCTCGGGATGCTGCCCGGCATGGGCCAGATCAAGGACCAGATCAACAACCTCGACGAGCGCGACGTCGACCGCACGGCCGCGATCATCAAGTCGATGACCCCGGCCGAGCGCCAGGACCCGACGATCATCAACGGCTCCCGTCGCGCCCGTATCGCCAAGGGCTCCGGCGTGGAGGTCAGCGCCGTGAAGAACCTGGTGGAGCGCTTCTTCGACGCCCGCAAGATGATGTCGCGGATGGCCCAGGGCGGCGGCATGCCCGGGATGCCGGGCATGCCGGGCATGGGTGGCGGCGCGGCCCGTAAGAAGAAGCAGGTCAAGCAGGCCAAGGGCAAGCGCAAGAGCGGGAACCCGATGAAGCGCAAGGCCGAGGAGCAGGCCGCGGCCGCCCGCCGTGAGCAGCAGGCGGAGAACCCGCTGGGTCTGCCGCAGGGTGGTCAGTCCGCGCAGAACTTCGAACTGCCGGATGAGTTCAAGAAGTTCATGGGCTGA
- a CDS encoding [protein-PII] uridylyltransferase, giving the protein MTDTPATTASDPRPDGYAAARLRLLHQGALTGPPRRAALARLTDQWLAALLGEARGVALVAVGGYGRGELSPRSDLDVMLLHDGSADASKIAAVADRVWYPVWDMGLALDHSVRTPAEARKTAAGDLKVHLGLLDARHLGGDDRLTAALRATAYADWRAQAPLRLPELRELGEERARRQGELRFLLEPDLKEARGGLRDATALRAVAASWLADAPREGLERARGLLLDTRDALHLVTGRATDRLALQEQDQIATALGLPGADALLREVYEAARTVSYAADVTWREVGRVLRARSGRPRLRRILGGRGGRGGFVEPERVPLAEGVVEQDGEAVLARTARPERDPVLPLRAAAAAAQAGLPLSPHAARRLAATVGPLPVPWPAEAREALVTLLGAGEPAVVVWEALDAEGLVSRLLPEWEHVRSRPQRNPVHRWTVDRHLVETAVRAAGLARGVGRPDLLLVAALLHDIGKGRPGDHSAAGEALTREAAARIGFGPADTEVLATLVRHHLLLVETATRRDLDDPATVRAVTDAVAHPGTLELLHALTEADALATGPAAWSTWRASLVADLVRRAAAALADGAAPDRRAPGPPSAEDARVVAEALRTGGPAVRLRSRPEGTAPDDAAVPVGVELTIAVPERSGVLPATAGLLALHRLTVRAAELRAVDGALLLNWRVATEFGSLPEPAHLRNDLVRVLDGSLDVVARLAEREAAYSDRRRGITHAPPRVTVAAGGSRDATVLEVRAQDAPGLLHRIGRALEAAGVWVRSAHVSTLGSNAVDAFYVTTGEGAPLTAGAAASVASEVEQVLGG; this is encoded by the coding sequence TTGACGGACACCCCGGCCACCACGGCGAGCGACCCCCGCCCCGACGGCTACGCGGCGGCCCGGCTGCGCCTCCTGCACCAGGGCGCGCTGACCGGACCGCCGCGCCGCGCCGCGCTCGCCCGGCTCACCGACCAGTGGCTGGCCGCGCTGCTCGGCGAGGCGCGGGGCGTCGCCCTCGTGGCCGTCGGCGGCTACGGACGAGGGGAGCTGTCCCCGCGCAGCGACCTCGACGTCATGCTGCTGCACGACGGCTCCGCGGACGCCTCGAAGATCGCCGCCGTCGCCGACCGCGTCTGGTACCCCGTGTGGGACATGGGCCTCGCGCTCGACCACTCCGTGCGCACCCCGGCCGAGGCCCGTAAGACCGCCGCCGGCGACCTCAAGGTCCACCTCGGCCTGCTCGACGCCCGCCACCTCGGCGGCGACGACCGGCTCACCGCCGCCCTGCGCGCCACCGCCTACGCCGACTGGCGGGCCCAGGCGCCGCTCAGGCTGCCGGAGCTGCGCGAGCTCGGCGAGGAGCGGGCCCGGCGCCAGGGCGAACTGCGGTTCCTGCTGGAGCCCGACCTCAAGGAGGCGCGCGGCGGGCTCCGCGACGCCACCGCCCTGCGCGCCGTCGCCGCCTCCTGGCTGGCGGACGCCCCGCGCGAGGGCCTGGAGCGGGCCCGCGGCCTGCTGCTCGACACCCGGGACGCCCTGCACCTGGTCACCGGCCGCGCCACCGACCGGCTCGCCCTCCAGGAGCAGGACCAGATCGCCACGGCCCTCGGCCTGCCCGGCGCCGACGCCCTGCTGCGCGAGGTCTACGAGGCCGCGCGCACCGTCTCGTACGCCGCCGACGTGACCTGGCGCGAGGTCGGCCGCGTCCTGCGCGCCCGCTCCGGGCGGCCCCGGCTGCGGCGGATCCTCGGCGGCCGCGGCGGGCGGGGCGGGTTCGTGGAGCCCGAGCGGGTGCCGCTGGCCGAAGGCGTCGTCGAGCAGGACGGCGAGGCCGTGCTGGCCCGTACGGCCCGGCCCGAGCGCGACCCCGTGCTGCCGCTGCGCGCCGCCGCCGCGGCGGCGCAGGCGGGCCTGCCGTTGTCCCCGCACGCCGCGCGGCGGCTCGCGGCCACCGTGGGCCCGCTGCCGGTGCCCTGGCCCGCCGAGGCCCGCGAGGCGCTCGTCACGCTGCTCGGCGCGGGCGAGCCGGCCGTCGTGGTCTGGGAGGCCCTCGACGCCGAGGGCCTCGTCTCCCGGCTGCTGCCCGAATGGGAGCACGTGCGCTCGCGCCCGCAGCGCAACCCGGTGCACCGCTGGACCGTCGACCGCCACCTCGTGGAGACGGCCGTCCGCGCGGCGGGCCTCGCGCGCGGTGTGGGCCGCCCCGATCTGCTGCTCGTCGCCGCTCTGCTGCACGACATCGGCAAGGGCCGGCCCGGCGACCACTCCGCGGCCGGCGAGGCCCTCACCCGGGAGGCGGCCGCCCGGATCGGCTTCGGACCCGCCGACACCGAGGTCCTGGCCACGCTCGTCCGCCACCACCTGCTGCTCGTCGAGACCGCCACCCGCCGCGACCTCGACGACCCCGCGACCGTCCGCGCCGTCACCGACGCCGTCGCGCACCCCGGCACCCTGGAGCTGCTGCACGCCCTCACCGAGGCCGACGCCCTCGCCACCGGACCCGCGGCCTGGAGCACCTGGCGCGCCTCGCTGGTGGCGGACCTGGTGCGCCGCGCGGCCGCCGCCCTCGCGGACGGCGCCGCCCCGGACCGCCGCGCCCCGGGCCCGCCCTCCGCCGAGGACGCCCGCGTCGTCGCCGAGGCCCTGCGCACCGGCGGCCCGGCCGTGCGGCTGCGCTCGCGCCCGGAGGGCACGGCCCCGGACGACGCGGCCGTCCCGGTCGGCGTCGAGCTGACGATCGCCGTCCCCGAGCGGTCCGGGGTGCTGCCCGCGACGGCCGGCCTGCTGGCCCTGCACCGCCTCACGGTCCGCGCCGCGGAGCTGCGGGCCGTCGACGGCGCACTGCTGCTGAACTGGCGGGTGGCGACGGAGTTCGGCTCCCTGCCGGAGCCCGCGCACCTGCGCAACGACCTCGTGCGGGTGCTGGACGGCTCGCTCGACGTCGTGGCACGGCTGGCCGAGCGCGAGGCCGCGTACAGCGACCGGCGCAGGGGAATTACGCACGCGCCGCCCCGGGTGACCGTCGCCGCCGGCGGATCGCGGGACGCGACGGTGCTGGAGGTGCGGGCCCAGGACGCCCCGGGACTGCTGCACCGCATCGGCCGGGCCCTGGAGGCGGCGGGGGTGTGGGTGCGCAGCGCGCACGTCTCGACGCTGGGTTCCAACGCCGTGGACGCGTTCTATGTGACGACGGGGGAGGGGGCTCCGCTGACGGCCGGAGCGGCCGCCTCCGTCGCCTCCGAGGTGGAGCAGGTACTGGGCGGCTGA
- a CDS encoding P-II family nitrogen regulator, with protein MKLITAVVKPHMVDEIKAALRAIGVRGMTVSEASGSGRQRGHTEVYRGAEYTVDLVPKIRIEVLAEDGDADRVVDTVVGAARSGDQGKIGDGKVWVVPVETVVRVRTGERGPDAL; from the coding sequence ATGAAGCTCATCACCGCGGTCGTCAAGCCGCACATGGTCGACGAGATCAAGGCCGCACTACGGGCCATCGGCGTCCGGGGCATGACCGTCAGCGAGGCCAGCGGATCCGGCCGGCAGCGCGGCCACACCGAGGTCTACCGCGGCGCCGAGTACACCGTCGACCTCGTACCGAAGATCCGCATAGAGGTCCTCGCCGAGGACGGCGACGCCGACAGGGTCGTCGACACCGTCGTCGGAGCCGCCCGCTCGGGGGACCAGGGAAAGATCGGCGACGGCAAGGTCTGGGTGGTCCCCGTCGAGACCGTCGTCCGCGTCCGGACCGGCGAGCGCGGACCCGACGCCCTGTGA
- a CDS encoding ammonium transporter encodes MNGADTAFVLISAALVMLMTPGLAFFYGGMVRVKSALNMLMMSFISLGIVTVLWVLYGYSLAFGDDLGAGLLGNFDHIGLKGISPETLTGGKEGIPVFAFALFQLMFAVITPALMSGALADRVKFSAWAVFITLWVSVVYFPVAHWVWQADGWLFKLKVIDFAGGTAVHINAGVGALAAVLVVGKRIGFKKDPMRPHSLPLVMLGAGLLWFGWFGFNAGSALAANGTAANMALNTQVATGAAMLGWLAYERVRHGAFTTLGAASGAVAGLVAITPAGAAVGAFGAILIGLVAGAVCAWAVGIKFKLGFDDSLDVVGVHLVGGVIGTLLVGLLATDGVGGLTQLGRQAAGAFSVMAYSFVVSWLLAELVDRTIGLRAAEDDELGGIDQAFHAETAYDFSAVGGVSATRGGGHPAVPGHAAPGRDDESGTQDKQANKKVDA; translated from the coding sequence GTGAATGGCGCAGATACCGCTTTCGTATTGATCAGTGCCGCGCTCGTCATGCTGATGACACCGGGGCTGGCCTTCTTCTACGGCGGCATGGTGCGGGTCAAGAGCGCCCTCAACATGCTGATGATGTCCTTCATCTCGCTCGGCATCGTCACCGTGCTGTGGGTCCTCTACGGCTACTCCCTCGCCTTCGGCGACGACCTCGGCGCCGGCCTGCTGGGGAACTTCGACCACATCGGCCTCAAGGGCATCAGCCCGGAGACCCTGACCGGCGGCAAGGAAGGCATCCCCGTCTTCGCCTTCGCCCTCTTCCAGCTGATGTTCGCGGTCATCACCCCCGCGCTGATGAGCGGGGCACTCGCGGACCGGGTGAAGTTCAGCGCCTGGGCCGTCTTCATCACCCTCTGGGTGTCGGTCGTCTACTTCCCCGTCGCCCACTGGGTCTGGCAGGCCGACGGCTGGCTCTTCAAGCTCAAGGTGATCGACTTCGCCGGCGGCACGGCCGTCCACATCAACGCGGGCGTCGGCGCCCTCGCCGCGGTGCTCGTGGTCGGCAAGCGCATCGGCTTCAAGAAGGACCCGATGCGCCCGCACAGCCTGCCGCTGGTGATGCTCGGCGCGGGCCTGCTGTGGTTCGGCTGGTTCGGCTTCAACGCCGGCTCGGCGCTCGCCGCCAACGGCACCGCCGCTAACATGGCGCTGAACACCCAGGTGGCGACCGGCGCCGCGATGCTCGGCTGGCTCGCCTACGAGCGCGTCCGGCACGGCGCGTTCACCACGCTCGGCGCCGCCTCCGGAGCCGTCGCGGGCCTCGTCGCCATCACCCCGGCCGGCGCGGCCGTGGGCGCCTTCGGGGCGATCCTCATCGGCCTCGTGGCCGGAGCCGTCTGTGCCTGGGCCGTCGGCATCAAGTTCAAGCTCGGCTTCGACGACTCCCTCGACGTGGTCGGCGTGCACCTGGTCGGCGGCGTCATCGGCACCCTGCTCGTCGGACTCCTCGCCACCGACGGCGTCGGCGGCCTCACCCAGCTCGGCCGGCAGGCCGCCGGGGCGTTCTCGGTGATGGCCTACTCCTTCGTCGTCTCCTGGCTCCTGGCCGAGCTGGTCGACCGGACGATCGGCCTCCGGGCCGCCGAGGACGACGAGCTCGGCGGCATCGACCAGGCGTTCCACGCCGAGACCGCCTACGACTTCAGCGCGGTCGGCGGCGTCTCCGCCACCCGCGGCGGCGGACACCCCGCCGTCCCCGGCCACGCCGCTCCGGGCCGGGACGACGAGAGCGGCACGCAGGACAAGCAGGCGAACAAGAAGGTGGACGCATGA
- a CDS encoding bifunctional DNA primase/polymerase has translation MGFTIGGIRDLRSSSRRRGRASEYATTVAEYTGLWGWDVVPGARATRGGGVMCSCGADDCPSPGAHPLSFAPPVPAGATLHAAAAAWAEVPGAAVLLPVGRSFDVLEVAEPVARHALARLERMGLPLGPVALTPHGRALFFVAPGAAAELPQLLYRMGWDDARLDLRCLGPGDHITAPPSDHAGLGPMRWLRAPTLDTAGRPPEARLLLGTLAYVCHRTPSRG, from the coding sequence ATGGGCTTCACAATCGGCGGCATCCGGGACCTGCGCTCGAGCTCTCGGCGCCGCGGACGCGCGTCGGAGTACGCGACCACGGTGGCGGAGTACACCGGCCTGTGGGGATGGGACGTCGTCCCGGGCGCCCGCGCCACCCGCGGCGGGGGCGTGATGTGTTCGTGCGGCGCCGACGACTGCCCCTCCCCCGGCGCGCACCCGCTGTCCTTCGCGCCGCCGGTCCCCGCGGGTGCCACGCTCCACGCCGCCGCGGCCGCGTGGGCCGAGGTGCCGGGCGCCGCCGTCCTGCTGCCCGTGGGCCGCTCGTTCGACGTCCTGGAGGTCGCCGAGCCGGTCGCCCGGCACGCGCTGGCCCGGCTGGAGCGGATGGGGCTGCCGCTGGGCCCGGTGGCGCTGACGCCGCACGGCCGGGCGCTGTTCTTCGTGGCGCCCGGCGCCGCCGCCGAGCTCCCCCAGCTCCTCTACCGCATGGGCTGGGACGACGCCCGGCTCGACCTGCGCTGTCTGGGCCCCGGCGACCACATCACGGCCCCGCCCTCCGACCACGCGGGCCTGGGCCCCATGCGCTGGCTGCGCGCGCCGACGCTGGACACGGCGGGCCGCCCTCCGGAGGCCCGGCTGCTGCTGGGCACCCTGGCGTATGTCTGCCACCGCACGCCGTCCCGCGGCTGA
- the ftsY gene encoding signal recognition particle-docking protein FtsY: protein MEIVILAVVIAVVALGAISGLVVSSRKKKQLPPAPPSSPSVTAPPAEPHVGEEAETPTAEPRRPIEEVDLPVAEAPAAEAPVVEPELPEAPAAPEIEVPEPTAGRLVRLRTRLSRSQNSLGKGLLTLLSREHLDEDTWEEIEDTLLTADVGVAPTQELVERLRERVRVLGTRTPDELRTLLREELLTLIGTDSDRSVHTEPGVGVNGEEKPGVVLVVGVNGVGKTTTTGKLARVLVADGKSVVLGAADTFRAAAADQLQTWGERVGARTVRGPEGGDPASIAFDAVKEGIAEGADVVLIDTAGRLHTKTGLMDELGKVKRVVEKHGSVDEVLLVLDATTGQNGLVQARVFAEVVDITGIVLTKLDGTAKGGIVVAVQRELGVPVKLVGLGEGADDLAPFEPEAFVDALIGE from the coding sequence ATGGAAATCGTCATCCTTGCTGTAGTCATCGCTGTGGTCGCGCTCGGCGCGATCAGCGGGCTCGTGGTCAGCAGCCGTAAGAAGAAGCAGCTGCCCCCGGCCCCGCCGAGCAGCCCGTCCGTCACCGCGCCGCCCGCCGAGCCACACGTCGGCGAGGAGGCCGAGACCCCGACCGCTGAACCCCGCAGGCCCATCGAAGAGGTGGACCTGCCCGTCGCCGAGGCCCCCGCGGCCGAGGCGCCCGTCGTCGAGCCGGAGCTCCCCGAGGCCCCGGCCGCCCCCGAGATCGAGGTCCCGGAGCCCACCGCCGGCCGGCTCGTCCGGCTGCGCACCCGGCTCTCCCGCTCCCAGAACTCCCTCGGCAAGGGTCTGCTGACCCTGCTCTCCCGTGAGCACCTCGACGAGGACACCTGGGAGGAGATCGAGGACACCCTCCTCACCGCCGATGTCGGCGTCGCCCCCACCCAGGAGCTGGTGGAGCGGCTGCGCGAGCGCGTCCGGGTGCTCGGCACCCGCACGCCCGACGAGCTGCGCACCCTGCTCCGCGAGGAGCTCCTCACCCTCATCGGCACGGACTCCGACCGCAGCGTCCACACCGAACCCGGCGTGGGCGTGAACGGCGAGGAGAAGCCGGGCGTCGTCCTGGTCGTCGGCGTCAACGGCGTCGGCAAGACCACGACCACCGGCAAGCTCGCCCGGGTGCTCGTCGCGGACGGCAAGTCCGTGGTCCTCGGCGCGGCCGACACCTTCCGCGCCGCCGCCGCCGACCAGCTCCAGACCTGGGGCGAGCGCGTCGGTGCGCGTACGGTCCGCGGGCCCGAGGGCGGCGACCCGGCGTCGATCGCCTTCGACGCCGTCAAGGAGGGCATCGCCGAGGGCGCCGACGTCGTCCTCATCGACACCGCCGGCCGCCTGCACACCAAGACCGGCCTCATGGACGAGCTCGGCAAGGTCAAGCGCGTCGTGGAGAAGCACGGCTCGGTCGACGAGGTGCTGCTCGTCCTCGACGCCACCACCGGTCAGAACGGCCTGGTCCAGGCGCGGGTCTTCGCCGAGGTCGTGGACATCACCGGCATCGTGCTCACCAAGCTCGACGGCACCGCCAAGGGCGGCATCGTCGTCGCCGTCCAGCGTGAGCTGGGCGTGCCGGTGAAGCTGGTGGGTCTCGGTGAGGGCGCGGACGACCTCGCGCCGTTCGAGCCGGAGGCGTTCGTCGACGCCCTGATCGGGGAGTGA
- a CDS encoding purine-cytosine permease family protein, giving the protein MDNVVPADSEGAIETRGIEPVPDHERHGRVRELFPTWVAANISVLLLTMGAALVVFNQLNFWQVLIVAACAALASFGMVGVLSVSGKWGGAPGAMLSRATFGVRGNLFPGAILWVARFGWETINAVTGAYAVLTVLDLLFGIKSNNILIVITLFVFVACTFLVSGMGRKALNVCNTWSTYLFGIFSVLVLGYLIANIHWDDVFSKPAGTTAMMIAGIGTIAAGGISWVPTGPDFTRYLPHAASGKKIAGVTISGAGLVMVPMVLMGAVMAVATPGLADAPDPVSFLGDILPTWLAVPYLITAIVGMLLINSLSMYSAGFTAQTMGVKLPRAMAVSINALISLVGGLLLMLVAKSFLSSFITFLILLAVSFSAWIGVYAVDMARRRSRAVRYDAEGLMDTGRTSRYWYVGGFCWQAMTAWTVALAAGICFTKCDWFTGPLASTFVGKYGLSWAATIAISAILMAVLPTPKEGGSSEDAVEAGSSSPEKVAA; this is encoded by the coding sequence ATGGACAACGTCGTCCCCGCCGATTCCGAAGGCGCAATAGAAACCCGCGGCATCGAGCCCGTACCGGATCACGAGCGCCACGGCAGGGTCCGCGAGCTCTTCCCGACCTGGGTCGCCGCCAACATCAGCGTGCTGCTGCTCACCATGGGCGCCGCCCTGGTGGTCTTCAACCAGCTGAACTTCTGGCAGGTCCTCATCGTCGCCGCGTGCGCCGCGCTCGCGTCGTTCGGCATGGTCGGCGTGCTGTCGGTCTCCGGCAAGTGGGGCGGCGCCCCGGGCGCGATGCTCTCCCGCGCGACCTTCGGCGTCCGCGGCAACCTCTTCCCGGGCGCGATCCTGTGGGTCGCCCGCTTCGGCTGGGAGACGATCAACGCGGTCACCGGCGCGTACGCGGTGCTGACCGTTCTCGATCTGCTCTTCGGCATCAAGAGCAACAACATCCTCATCGTCATCACGCTGTTCGTGTTCGTCGCCTGCACCTTCCTGGTGAGCGGCATGGGCCGTAAGGCCCTGAACGTCTGCAACACGTGGTCGACGTACCTCTTCGGCATCTTCAGCGTGCTGGTGCTCGGCTATCTGATCGCCAACATCCACTGGGACGACGTCTTCTCCAAGCCCGCCGGCACCACGGCGATGATGATCGCCGGTATCGGCACCATCGCCGCCGGCGGCATCAGCTGGGTGCCCACCGGCCCCGACTTCACGCGCTACCTCCCGCACGCCGCGTCCGGCAAGAAGATCGCCGGTGTGACGATCTCCGGTGCCGGTCTGGTGATGGTCCCGATGGTGCTGATGGGCGCGGTCATGGCCGTGGCCACCCCCGGTCTGGCCGACGCGCCGGACCCGGTCTCCTTCCTCGGCGACATCCTGCCGACCTGGCTGGCCGTGCCGTACCTGATCACCGCGATCGTCGGCATGCTGCTGATCAACAGCCTCTCGATGTACTCCGCCGGCTTCACCGCCCAGACCATGGGCGTGAAGCTGCCGCGCGCGATGGCCGTCAGCATCAACGCCCTGATCTCGCTGGTCGGCGGCCTGCTGCTGATGCTGGTCGCGAAGAGCTTCCTCAGCTCCTTCATCACCTTCCTGATCCTGCTCGCGGTCTCCTTCTCCGCCTGGATCGGCGTCTACGCCGTCGACATGGCCCGCCGCCGGTCGCGCGCCGTGCGCTACGACGCGGAGGGCCTGATGGACACCGGCCGCACCAGCCGCTACTGGTACGTCGGCGGTTTCTGCTGGCAGGCGATGACGGCGTGGACCGTCGCCCTGGCCGCCGGCATCTGCTTCACCAAGTGCGACTGGTTCACCGGTCCGCTGGCCTCCACCTTCGTCGGCAAGTACGGCCTGAGCTGGGCCGCGACGATCGCCATCTCGGCGATCCTGATGGCGGTGCTGCCCACGCCGAAGGAGGGCGGCTCCTCCGAGGACGCGGTCGAGGCCGGTTCTTCCTCCCCGGAGAAGGTCGCGGCCTAG